Proteins found in one Odontesthes bonariensis isolate fOdoBon6 chromosome 11, fOdoBon6.hap1, whole genome shotgun sequence genomic segment:
- the LOC142391390 gene encoding cytochrome P450 2K1-like yields the protein MEPLEDFVSSLFSGPTAAIGAVFLLLILYLVSVSSAGVRREPPGPRPLPLLGNLLQLDLNRPHKTLHELSKKYGSVFAVYFGTKKVVVLAGYKAVKEALVSFAEEFGDREISPIFNDTNKGHGILFANGESWKEMRRFSLTALRDFGMGKRVTEEKVLEECGHLIQTFEEHKGQPFDAAHPLNYATSNIISSLVYGSRFECTDPRFRNLISRANESIRVTGSVAIQLYNMFPWLVKWVKARQVMLKNFERSVRDVKDLIKHLKETLNPQICRGLVDCFLIRKQKDEDSCVIDSHFIEENLIFTVANLFAAGTDSTATTLRWALLLMAKYPKIQDQVKEELTRVIGSREVRVDDRKNLPYANAVIHETQRLGDIIPMSIPHKTSRDVTFKGYFIKEGTTVIPLLTSVLHDESEWETPYSFNPSHFLNSEGKFVKRDAFLAFSAGRRVCLGESLAKMELFLFVTNLLQRFRFTPPPGVSEDELDLKPAVGFLLAPSPHELCAVSLQ from the exons ATGGAGCCTTTGGAGGATTTTGTTTCTTCTCTCTTCTCGGGTCCTACAGCGGCGATAGGTGCTGTTTTCCTCCTGCTCATCCTTTATCTTGTCTCGGTTTCCTCCGCGGGAGTGAGGAGAGAACCTCCAGGACCGAGGCCTCTGCCCCTGCTTGGCAACCTGTTGCAGCTTGATCTCAACAGACCCCACAAGACACTGCACGAG CTTTCTAAGAAATATGGGTCCGTATTTGCGGTTTACTTTGGAACCAAAAAAGTGGTCGTCCTGGCTGGGTATAAGGCAGTCAAAGAGGCTCTGGTCAGCTTTGCAGAGGAGTTTGGAGACCGAGAAATCTCACCTATATTTAATGACACAAACAAAGGCCACG gaattcTGTTTGCAAATGGAGAATCTTGGAAAGAAATGAGACGGTTTTCCCTCACCGCCCTCAGAGACTTTGGGATGGGCAAAAGAGTTACTGAGGAAAAAGTCTTAGAGGAGTGTGGTCACCTGATTCAAACGTTTGAAGAGCATAAAG GGCAACCATTTGACGCAGCGCATCCATTAAATTATGCCACATCCAACATCATATCCTCTCTGGTGTATGGAAGCAGATTTGAATGCACTGACCCCCGATTCAGAAACCTGATTAGCCGAGCCAATGAGTCGATACGCGTCACTGGTTCTGTAGCAATCCAG CTTTACAACATGTTTCCCTGGCTGGTCAAATGGGTAAAAGCACGGCAGGTGATGTTAAAAAATTTTGAGAGGAGTGTCCGCGATGTGAAAGATTTGATCAAACATCTGAAAGAGACACTGAACCCTCAGATATGCAGAGGACTTGTCGACTGTTTTCTGATTAGGAAGCAGAAGGATGAG GACTCTTGTGTTATCGATTCTCACTTCATTGAGGAAAACTTGATATTCACAGTGGCCAACCTGTTTGCTGCTGGCACTGACAGCACAGCTACCACACTGAGATGGGCTTTGCTGCTAATGGCCAAATATCCAAAAATTCAGG ACCAGGTTAAGGAGGAGCTGACCAGGGTGATAGGAAGCCGTGAAGTCCGAGTAGACGACCGTAAAAACCTGCCGTACGCCAATGCTGTCATCCATGAGACGCAGAGACTGGGCGACATCATCCCCATGTCCATTCCACACAAAACCAGCCGAGACGTCACCTTCAAGGGATACTTTATCAAAGAG GGAACTACTGTAATTCCTCTTCTTACTTCTGTCCTCCATGATGAGAGTGAGTGGGAGACCCCGTACTCTTTTAACCCCTCTCATTTCCTGAATTCCGAGGGTAAATTTGTCAAGAGAGATGCCTTCTTGGCCTTTTCTGCAG GTCGCAGGGTGTGTCTCGGAGAGAGCCTGGCTAAGATGGAGCTCTTCCTCTTCGTCACCAACCTCCTTCAGCGCTTTCGCTTCACCCCTCCACCTGGAGTCTCAGAAGATGAACTGGACCTGAAACCAGCTGTGGGCTTCCTCCTCGCTCCTTCACCTCATGAGCTGTGTGCCGTCAGCCTGCAGTGA